One Owenweeksia hongkongensis DSM 17368 genomic region harbors:
- a CDS encoding TVP38/TMEM64 family protein yields the protein MKKPSIPAIASITIILVAVGFYFFNNEFQQWANKAYDAFSTGEVKEVKKFLEPYREIGYLILLGAFLFQLFLFFIPSVLVMSLSIMMYGPWLGGGLCLLGVFLASVFAYFLGHALGTYTIDKIIGHDSREKMETFLEKYGFWTVTVFRLSPFLSNDAVSFVGGLVNMSFWRFIGATMLGITPLTIILAWMGEDTERVKIGFMILGGISILALGLYIFIDKRKAAS from the coding sequence ATGAAGAAACCAAGTATTCCCGCCATTGCGTCCATCACAATTATTTTAGTTGCTGTTGGATTTTATTTTTTCAACAATGAGTTTCAGCAATGGGCAAACAAGGCTTATGATGCTTTTAGTACAGGTGAAGTAAAAGAGGTGAAGAAGTTTCTGGAGCCTTATCGTGAAATTGGATATTTGATTTTACTAGGAGCGTTTCTGTTTCAGCTGTTCTTGTTTTTTATCCCCTCAGTTTTGGTGATGTCACTGAGTATAATGATGTATGGCCCATGGCTCGGTGGAGGACTTTGTTTGCTGGGCGTATTTCTAGCTTCGGTGTTTGCATACTTTTTAGGTCATGCTTTGGGAACTTACACCATTGATAAAATTATAGGTCATGACAGTCGGGAAAAGATGGAGACATTTTTGGAGAAATATGGATTTTGGACGGTGACTGTGTTTCGGCTTTCTCCTTTTTTGAGCAATGATGCCGTAAGCTTTGTGGGAGGTTTGGTAAATATGAGCTTCTGGAGATTTATTGGAGCTACCATGCTTGGGATTACTCCGCTTACTATTATATTGGCCTGGATGGGAGAAGATACCGAGCGTGTGAAAATTGGATTTATGATTCTTGGAGGTATAAGTATTCTGGCACTTGGGCTATATATTTTTATTGATAAAAGGAAGGCCGCTAGTTGA
- a CDS encoding T9SS type A sorting domain-containing protein: protein MKKLTLLTFFALLSSMVLAQTEYIFHQNESLALFDLKMVGNSVFISLQYRDGSGNAESFIVRGDKSMSYRDTLFLSSVAPGKRVLSISDPIGDSLFIVLMAKTESGQPYESELLFMDTALNVSSRKALPPTTVLPHDLLVVGDSLLYLYGGDVWRRRDFYVGKYDLSGNLIKDTIFLNGTYILEAALEIDGGDLLLIRGETRMRLDGVTLELDTIAGYGTSFVHKVLPHPDGHFYVTGWVMAQSLPVEIGVYIHKTDSAGNSIDSAAFTKLYGYDMYTYYKEGCVLKSGELLLPYRWDSLYLEDIPCLKIMFVDEKLQLKKTITRFFNRDIWVVNSVATDDGGAIIIGEIEDTMNGGYDTYYLHLDSLGNFSPLTIFDTDAPNQGQLSLYPNPANDVIFIKGLDDQAIIDVFVTDISGAVVEKKELTYPFRMETNHLVSGVYSLLVADKRGNSFTLKMIKN, encoded by the coding sequence ATGAAAAAACTAACACTACTTACCTTTTTTGCCTTGCTCAGTTCAATGGTTTTGGCTCAAACCGAATACATTTTCCACCAGAACGAATCCCTCGCCTTATTCGATTTGAAAATGGTAGGGAATAGTGTTTTTATTTCACTACAGTATAGAGATGGTAGTGGAAATGCGGAAAGTTTTATTGTACGCGGAGATAAATCAATGTCATACCGGGATACTTTGTTTCTTTCATCGGTGGCCCCTGGGAAGCGGGTGTTGTCAATAAGTGATCCTATTGGCGATTCTCTTTTTATTGTGCTAATGGCTAAAACGGAGTCTGGCCAACCTTATGAAAGCGAATTGCTATTTATGGACACAGCTCTAAATGTGAGCTCTCGTAAGGCCTTGCCGCCAACTACTGTGCTCCCTCATGATTTGTTGGTGGTTGGTGATTCTCTACTATATCTATATGGTGGTGACGTGTGGAGGCGAAGGGATTTTTATGTGGGTAAATACGACCTGAGTGGAAATCTTATAAAAGATACTATTTTTCTAAATGGGACGTACATTTTGGAGGCTGCGCTAGAGATAGATGGTGGAGATTTGTTGTTGATTAGGGGGGAGACTAGAATGCGACTGGACGGTGTTACCTTGGAGTTGGATACAATTGCAGGTTACGGAACCTCTTTCGTACATAAGGTTTTGCCGCATCCAGATGGACATTTTTATGTTACAGGATGGGTTATGGCTCAATCACTTCCAGTAGAGATTGGGGTTTATATACATAAAACCGATAGTGCAGGTAATTCGATTGATAGTGCAGCTTTTACTAAGCTTTATGGGTATGACATGTATACTTATTACAAGGAAGGATGTGTGTTAAAGTCAGGTGAGTTGCTGTTGCCATATAGGTGGGATAGTTTATACTTAGAGGATATTCCCTGCCTTAAGATAATGTTTGTGGATGAAAAATTACAGTTGAAAAAGACCATCACACGTTTTTTTAACCGGGATATTTGGGTGGTAAATAGCGTGGCTACGGATGATGGTGGAGCAATAATTATAGGGGAAATAGAGGACACTATGAATGGAGGTTACGATACCTACTACCTCCACCTCGACAGTCTCGGCAACTTCAGCCCACTCACTATTTTTGATACTGATGCTCCAAATCAGGGGCAATTGAGTTTATACCCCAACCCGGCAAATGATGTTATTTTTATAAAAGGACTTGACGATCAGGCTATAATTGACGTTTTTGTGACGGATATATCGGGTGCTGTGGTGGAGAAAAAGGAGCTTACTTAC
- the hppD gene encoding 4-hydroxyphenylpyruvate dioxygenase codes for METTYDNSSLKLKKEFPEAEDFLPLNGTDYVELYVANAKQAAHFYQAAFGFQPLAYSGLETGVKDRSSYVLVQDKIRIVLTSPLTKGGPINEHIDKHGDGIKNVALWVDDAAKSYEETTKRGAESTFAPKTIEDENGKAVLSAIRTYGETNHIFVERSAYDGPFLPGYTTWNPEYKPASVGLKYIDHMVGNVGWNEMNKWVEFYAKVMGFAQLISFDDKDISTDYTALMSKVMTNGNGRIKFPINEPAEGKKKSQIEEYIDFYNGAGVQHVALATDNIIETVTQMTERGVEFLRVPDVYYADVLDRVGKIDEDLEPLKKLGILIDRDDEGYLLQIFTKPVGDRPTLFFEIIQRKGATSFGKGNFKALFEAIEREQESRGTL; via the coding sequence ATGGAGACAACATACGATAACAGTTCATTGAAGTTGAAGAAGGAATTCCCTGAGGCTGAAGACTTTTTACCTCTAAACGGAACCGACTATGTAGAGCTTTATGTAGCCAACGCCAAGCAAGCGGCTCACTTTTACCAAGCGGCTTTTGGTTTTCAGCCACTAGCTTATTCAGGTCTAGAAACCGGAGTAAAAGATCGCAGCAGCTACGTATTAGTACAGGATAAAATTCGCATCGTACTTACATCGCCTCTTACTAAAGGTGGCCCTATTAATGAACACATCGACAAGCATGGTGATGGAATTAAAAATGTTGCCCTTTGGGTAGATGATGCTGCAAAAAGTTATGAGGAAACTACCAAGCGTGGTGCTGAGTCTACTTTTGCTCCCAAAACCATTGAAGATGAAAATGGAAAAGCTGTTCTTTCGGCTATCCGCACCTATGGTGAAACCAATCACATTTTTGTAGAGCGCAGCGCTTATGACGGCCCTTTCCTTCCTGGATACACTACTTGGAATCCTGAATACAAGCCAGCAAGTGTAGGCCTTAAATACATTGACCACATGGTAGGTAATGTAGGTTGGAATGAAATGAATAAGTGGGTAGAGTTTTATGCCAAAGTAATGGGCTTTGCACAGCTTATTTCTTTTGATGATAAAGATATTTCTACCGACTACACTGCTCTAATGAGTAAGGTAATGACCAATGGCAATGGCCGTATTAAGTTTCCAATCAACGAGCCAGCTGAGGGTAAAAAGAAATCTCAAATTGAGGAGTACATTGACTTTTACAATGGCGCAGGTGTGCAGCACGTAGCTTTGGCTACTGACAATATCATCGAAACCGTAACTCAAATGACTGAGCGTGGTGTTGAGTTTTTGCGTGTACCAGATGTATACTACGCAGATGTGTTAGACCGTGTGGGTAAAATTGATGAAGACCTGGAGCCTCTTAAGAAATTAGGTATTCTGATTGACAGAGATGATGAAGGTTACCTTCTTCAAATCTTCACCAAACCAGTGGGCGACCGTCCAACACTTTTCTTCGAAATCATTCAAAGAAAAGGAGCTACTTCTTTTGGAAAAGGAAACTTTAAAGCGCTTTTTGAAGCTATCGAAAGAGAGCAAGAGTCAAGAGGTACTTTGTAA